A single Lactuca sativa cultivar Salinas chromosome 8, Lsat_Salinas_v11, whole genome shotgun sequence DNA region contains:
- the LOC128127969 gene encoding uncharacterized mitochondrial protein AtMg00810-like, whose amino-acid sequence MQDELNEFERHKVWTLVSRPSGKTITGTRWVYRNKVDKDGIITRNKARLVAQGFTQIESIDYGETFAPVARIEAIRLDCKPASTPVSKTNKVHADPTGTDVNHSLYRGMIGSLLYLTVSRPDIMFGTILCARFQTNPKESHLMAVKRIFRYLKGTQNLALWYPRDSAFELFGYTDSDYAGCNLDKKSTPGGCHFLGNRLISWSSKKQTSVAISTAEVEYVAAGRCCAQLLWIQNQLLDYGLKFTKTPIFSDVHFADDDMLMIFCTDYLV is encoded by the exons atgcaagatgaactgaatgaGTTCGAAAGGCACAAGGTTTGGACTCTTGTTTCCAGACCATCAGGAAAGACCATCACCGGAACACGATGGGTCTATcgcaacaaggttgataaagatggtaTTATTACTCGCAACAAAGCAAGACTTGTTGCTCAGGGATTTACTCAAATTGAATCTATTGACTACGGGGAGACTTTTGCTCCAGTTGCCCGTATTGAAGCaatcagact tgactgcaaaccagcctcCACTCCGGTGTCCAAGACTAATAAGGTGCACGCTGATCCAACTGGcactgatgtcaatcactctctttatcgaggaatgattggatctcttctGTATCTCACTGtaagtcgtcctgatatcatgtttggaaccattctttGTGCTCGATTCCAAACTAATCCCAAGGAGTCTCATCTTATGGCTGTCAAACGTATTTTTCGATACTTGAAGGGGACTCAGAACTTAGCACTGTGGTATCCTCGtgactcagcatttgaactttttGGATACACTGATTCAGACTATGCAGGATGCAACTTAGACAAGAAGAGTACGCCAGGTGGATGTCATTTCCTTGGAAATCGTCTTATCAGCTGGTCTAGCAAAAAGCAAACATCAGTAGCTATCTCGACTGCAGAAGTTGAGTATGTTGCAGCTGGaagatgttgtgctcagctcttatggattcagAATCAGCTTCTAGATTATGGGCtcaaattcacaaagactccCATATTCT ctgatgtacatttTGCTGATGATGACATGCTGATGATATTTTGTACTGATTACTTGGTTTGA